One genomic segment of Anomaloglossus baeobatrachus isolate aAnoBae1 unplaced genomic scaffold, aAnoBae1.hap1 Scaffold_3361, whole genome shotgun sequence includes these proteins:
- the LOC142271327 gene encoding barH-like 1 homeobox protein isoform X1 yields the protein MEGSNGFGIDTILSHRANSPGLAQMDPLMGDSRSPLELSPRSEVSSVCSPPPSPTRECLEGVNTRQGVALSIESHLQPGLSAPSQSRTVTSSFLIRDILADCKPLATCAPYSSNGQPAQDLSHCLASKAAEDFRDKLEKSSSSTSSDSEYKGKVKEEGEISSSRESPPVRLKKPRKARTAFTDHQLAQLERSFERQKYLSVQDRMELAASLNLTDTQVKTWYQNRRTKWKRQTAVGLELLAEAGNYSALQRMFPSPYFYPQSLVSNLDPGAALYLYRGPTAPPPALQRPLVPRILIHGLQGGAEPPPALPPLTGVLPRSAQPR from the exons ATGGAGGGATCTAACGGATTTGGGATTGACACCATCCTGTCCCATAGAGCCAATAGCCCTGGGCTTGCTCAGATGGACCCATTGATGGGGGATAGTAGGTCACCCCTAGAACTCAGCCCCAGGTCTGAAGTCAGCAGTGTCTGTTCCCCTCCACCTTCCCCAACCAGAGAATGTTTGGAAGGGGTCAACACCAGACAGGGGGTCGCTTTATCCATTGAGTCCCATCTACAGCCTGGACTGTCTGCGCCTTCCcaatccaggactgtcacatcctcCTTCTTAATCAGGGACATATTAGCAGATTGTAAACCCCTGGCGACCTGCGCCCCTTACTCCAGTAATGGCCAACCTGCCCAAGACCTGAGCCACTGCCTGGCCAGCAAAGCTGCCGAAGACTTCAGGGACAAACTGGAGAAGAGCAGCAGCTCCACATCTTCAGACTCCGAATATAAAGGTAAAG tgaaggaggagggggagATCTCCAGCTCCAGGGAGAGCCCCCCGGTCCGGCTGAAGAAGCCCCGCAAGGCCCGCACCGCCTTCACCGACCACCAGCTGGCGCAACTGGAGCGCAGCTTCGAGAGGCAGAAATACCTGAGCGTGCAGGACCGGATGGAGCTGGCGGCTTCACTAAACCTCACCGACACCCAGGTGAAGACCTGGTACCAGAACCGCAG GACGAAGTGGAAGAGACAGACGGCGGTTGGACTTGAATTACTGGCAGAAGCGGGAAATTACTCCGCTCTTCAAAGAATGTTCCCTTCTCCGTACTTCTACCCACAAAGCCTTGTGTCCAACCTGGACCCAGGGGCCGCACTTTACCTCTACAGAGGTCCCACCGCACCTCCCCCGGCTTTACAAAGACCTTTGGTCCCTAGGATCCTTATTCACGGACTTCAAGGTGGCGCGGAGCCCCCACCGGCCTTGCCCCCTCTGACAGGCGTCCTACCAAGGTCGGCACAGCCGCGGTGA
- the LOC142271327 gene encoding barH-like 1 homeobox protein isoform X2 codes for MEGSNGFGIDTILSHRANSPGLAQMDPLMGDSRSPLELSPRSEVSSVCSPPPSPTRECLEGVNTRQGVALSIESHLQPGLSAPSQSRTVTSSFLIRDILADCKPLATCAPYSSNGQPAQDLSHCLASKAAEDFRDKLEKSSSSTSSDSEYKVKEEGEISSSRESPPVRLKKPRKARTAFTDHQLAQLERSFERQKYLSVQDRMELAASLNLTDTQVKTWYQNRRTKWKRQTAVGLELLAEAGNYSALQRMFPSPYFYPQSLVSNLDPGAALYLYRGPTAPPPALQRPLVPRILIHGLQGGAEPPPALPPLTGVLPRSAQPR; via the exons ATGGAGGGATCTAACGGATTTGGGATTGACACCATCCTGTCCCATAGAGCCAATAGCCCTGGGCTTGCTCAGATGGACCCATTGATGGGGGATAGTAGGTCACCCCTAGAACTCAGCCCCAGGTCTGAAGTCAGCAGTGTCTGTTCCCCTCCACCTTCCCCAACCAGAGAATGTTTGGAAGGGGTCAACACCAGACAGGGGGTCGCTTTATCCATTGAGTCCCATCTACAGCCTGGACTGTCTGCGCCTTCCcaatccaggactgtcacatcctcCTTCTTAATCAGGGACATATTAGCAGATTGTAAACCCCTGGCGACCTGCGCCCCTTACTCCAGTAATGGCCAACCTGCCCAAGACCTGAGCCACTGCCTGGCCAGCAAAGCTGCCGAAGACTTCAGGGACAAACTGGAGAAGAGCAGCAGCTCCACATCTTCAGACTCCGAATATAAAG tgaaggaggagggggagATCTCCAGCTCCAGGGAGAGCCCCCCGGTCCGGCTGAAGAAGCCCCGCAAGGCCCGCACCGCCTTCACCGACCACCAGCTGGCGCAACTGGAGCGCAGCTTCGAGAGGCAGAAATACCTGAGCGTGCAGGACCGGATGGAGCTGGCGGCTTCACTAAACCTCACCGACACCCAGGTGAAGACCTGGTACCAGAACCGCAG GACGAAGTGGAAGAGACAGACGGCGGTTGGACTTGAATTACTGGCAGAAGCGGGAAATTACTCCGCTCTTCAAAGAATGTTCCCTTCTCCGTACTTCTACCCACAAAGCCTTGTGTCCAACCTGGACCCAGGGGCCGCACTTTACCTCTACAGAGGTCCCACCGCACCTCCCCCGGCTTTACAAAGACCTTTGGTCCCTAGGATCCTTATTCACGGACTTCAAGGTGGCGCGGAGCCCCCACCGGCCTTGCCCCCTCTGACAGGCGTCCTACCAAGGTCGGCACAGCCGCGGTGA